The following proteins are encoded in a genomic region of Gimesia algae:
- a CDS encoding efflux RND transporter permease subunit encodes MADHPVMVTLFILLLSGIAMLGYTMPEEVRDWFKPAPVQQVQQQKPEKPRKVREAPPDVDPISLTDAHTILVIDSEDFFTTERIKALREIVERIESLDYVRSVFWLEDIPNLNIFGLREPLIPNERASQKRLDTAKVKTVAHPLVGGQLLSVDGKTLLLMIKFDWFRVDDDEDCTTGIKKVAGEVAAKYPGVDFSFLTTGRVPIYLTAVRTHNANKVKYQVIGYGMILFMAVILFRGISAVIIVALAPMFGVFLTLGFIQFLDFQDNPFNDVVLPVLLSLVGLTDGVHLMVQIRKHRAAGLSGRDAARRGVQEVGLACLLTSVTTAIGFGSLSLAHHETVREFGYSCVVGVLLTFIAVITVIPLACRTWLGRSIHVGYGKGIIDRHLGRISVIIEMVLKRTRFISSLGIGATAVLILISLTLRPDERRANMLPDGSEAAVALNHMDRAMGGLEHSLVRVSWDDDVASDSPEVLIAISEVDDLLLQEDLIGHPISIRNILGALPGEGKPEERMSMMDLLPPPLKRAFYTPERNQAEVSFHVQDLGIARYGPTFTRIEEGLKTIGTAHPHFQFELTGSAVWRWRNLYQIVVDLAASLGSAAIIILIVLAFAFRSLRLGLISIIPNMFPLAVTGTFLVFTGQSLEIVSVCAFTVCLGIAVDDTIHFLTRFREEQLLIDSDEEAIRRAFTGVGTALIMTTVILVAGFSTVIFSDMRDQRIFAIMSGLTISSALFGDLVFLPALLARYAKRSQVPAMEEPEELPDPVVEQTLVRE; translated from the coding sequence AAGCGCCCCCGGATGTTGATCCAATCAGCTTGACCGATGCCCACACCATTCTGGTCATTGATTCGGAAGACTTTTTTACTACGGAGCGAATTAAAGCGCTGCGTGAAATCGTCGAACGTATTGAATCACTGGACTACGTGCGCAGTGTCTTCTGGCTGGAGGACATTCCCAATCTGAATATCTTCGGCTTGCGGGAACCCTTGATTCCCAATGAGCGGGCTTCCCAGAAGCGACTGGATACCGCCAAAGTGAAAACGGTCGCACACCCACTGGTCGGCGGCCAACTGCTGTCCGTGGATGGCAAGACGCTGTTGCTGATGATCAAGTTCGACTGGTTTCGTGTGGACGATGATGAAGATTGCACGACCGGAATTAAGAAGGTCGCGGGTGAAGTTGCTGCGAAGTATCCGGGCGTAGACTTCTCTTTCCTTACCACCGGACGGGTGCCAATCTATCTGACTGCAGTTCGAACTCACAATGCAAACAAAGTGAAATACCAGGTGATCGGTTACGGCATGATCCTGTTCATGGCGGTCATCCTGTTTCGCGGGATCTCTGCCGTGATCATCGTCGCATTGGCGCCGATGTTCGGCGTCTTTCTGACCCTGGGGTTCATTCAGTTCCTGGATTTTCAGGATAATCCGTTTAATGATGTTGTGCTGCCGGTTTTGTTGAGTCTGGTGGGGTTGACGGATGGCGTACATCTGATGGTCCAGATTAGAAAGCACCGTGCCGCCGGGTTGAGTGGGCGTGATGCGGCCCGGCGAGGCGTTCAGGAAGTCGGACTGGCCTGCCTGTTGACCTCGGTGACGACGGCCATCGGCTTTGGCTCCCTTTCACTGGCACACCATGAAACCGTGCGCGAATTCGGCTACAGTTGTGTGGTTGGGGTGCTGCTGACTTTCATTGCGGTCATCACGGTGATTCCCCTGGCCTGTCGTACCTGGCTGGGACGTTCGATTCATGTCGGCTATGGAAAAGGAATCATCGACCGGCATCTGGGTCGGATCAGTGTCATCATTGAGATGGTTCTCAAGCGGACACGATTTATCAGCTCGCTGGGCATCGGTGCGACCGCCGTTCTGATTTTGATTTCGTTGACACTTCGTCCTGATGAACGGCGGGCCAATATGCTGCCCGATGGCTCGGAAGCGGCGGTGGCGTTGAATCATATGGACCGGGCCATGGGAGGGCTGGAGCATTCACTGGTGCGCGTCTCCTGGGATGATGACGTTGCCTCCGATTCTCCCGAGGTGCTGATTGCCATCAGTGAAGTCGATGATTTACTGTTGCAGGAAGACTTGATTGGCCATCCGATTTCGATTCGCAATATCCTGGGGGCGCTGCCCGGCGAAGGCAAACCGGAAGAGCGGATGTCGATGATGGATCTGCTGCCTCCCCCGCTGAAGCGCGCCTTTTATACACCGGAACGGAATCAGGCCGAAGTCAGTTTTCATGTGCAGGATCTGGGGATCGCCCGCTATGGCCCGACCTTCACACGGATCGAAGAGGGACTGAAAACGATTGGTACTGCGCACCCGCACTTTCAATTTGAGCTGACGGGGTCTGCTGTGTGGCGCTGGCGGAACCTGTATCAGATCGTCGTGGATCTCGCCGCCAGTCTGGGGAGTGCTGCGATTATCATTCTGATTGTGCTGGCGTTTGCCTTCCGTTCCCTGCGACTGGGATTGATTTCCATCATCCCCAATATGTTTCCACTGGCTGTCACAGGAACGTTTCTGGTATTTACGGGACAGTCCCTGGAGATTGTCAGTGTGTGTGCCTTTACGGTTTGTCTGGGGATTGCCGTCGATGATACCATTCACTTTCTAACCCGGTTCCGAGAAGAACAGTTGCTGATCGACAGTGATGAAGAAGCGATTCGCCGCGCTTTTACCGGGGTGGGAACGGCTCTGATCATGACAACCGTGATTCTGGTCGCCGGATTTTCGACAGTCATTTTCAGCGACATGCGCGATCAGCGGATCTTCGCCATTATGAGTGGTCTGACGATTTCGTCTGCCCTGTTTGGAGACCTGGTCTTTCTACCTGCATTGCTGGCGCGGTATGCGAAACGTTCACAGGTGCCCGCGATGGAAGAACCAGAAGAATTGCCTGACCCGGTGGTGGAACAGACTCTGGTTCGGGAGTGA